One Synechococcus sp. CC9605 genomic window carries:
- the nadC gene encoding carboxylating nicotinate-nucleotide diphosphorylase: protein MDWQSPALTAALEAWLAEDIGRGDLTAAALQGQQGQAHWVAKQPGRFCGGPLVQRLFQRLDPAVSLRLLRQDGDAVEAGDCLLELQGPATALVAGERTALNLAMRLSGIATATAALVAQLEGSGVRLADTRKTTPGLRLLEKYAVRCGGGINHRMGLDDAAMLKENHIAWAGGITAAIAAVREQAPWPTAVIVEAESEAQALEAVQAGANGVLLDEFSPEQLTQLVPRLRDCSSRGVVLEASGIQPEQLQAYASTGIDLISTSAPVTRSRWLDLSMRFT from the coding sequence TTGGACTGGCAATCCCCGGCACTCACCGCTGCCTTGGAGGCCTGGCTGGCGGAAGACATCGGCCGCGGCGATCTTACGGCGGCTGCCTTGCAGGGCCAGCAAGGTCAGGCCCATTGGGTCGCCAAACAGCCGGGTCGGTTTTGTGGTGGGCCATTGGTGCAGCGCTTGTTTCAGCGGCTGGATCCCGCGGTGAGCCTTCGGTTGCTGCGGCAGGATGGTGACGCCGTTGAGGCCGGTGACTGCCTGCTGGAGCTGCAGGGGCCGGCCACGGCTTTGGTGGCCGGGGAACGCACCGCCTTGAACCTGGCCATGCGGCTCTCGGGCATTGCAACCGCCACCGCCGCATTGGTGGCCCAGCTTGAGGGCAGCGGTGTGCGGCTGGCCGACACCCGCAAGACCACCCCTGGGCTTCGTCTGCTGGAGAAATACGCGGTGCGCTGCGGCGGCGGCATCAACCACCGCATGGGGCTGGATGACGCGGCCATGCTCAAAGAGAACCACATCGCCTGGGCGGGGGGCATCACGGCGGCCATCGCGGCTGTGCGTGAGCAGGCCCCCTGGCCCACGGCCGTGATTGTGGAAGCGGAGAGTGAGGCTCAGGCGCTGGAGGCGGTGCAGGCGGGCGCCAATGGAGTGCTGCTGGATGAATTCAGCCCTGAACAGCTCACGCAGCTCGTGCCGCGCCTGCGGGACTGCAGCAGTCGCGGGGTGGTGCTGGAGGCCTCCGGCATTCAGCCCGAGCAGTTGCAGGCCTACGCCTCCACCGGCATCGATCTGATCTCCACCAGCGCGCCGGTCACCCGCAGCCGCTGGTTGGACCTGAGCATGCGTTTCACCTGA
- the mnmE gene encoding tRNA uridine-5-carboxymethylaminomethyl(34) synthesis GTPase MnmE has protein sequence MPSTDTIAAVATAVAPGQGGIAVIRLSGPAAEATGRSVVHCPGRQEWGSHRVVYGHVIDSEGRRLDEVLLLLMRGPRSFTGEDVVEIHCHGGVIAVQRVLEKVLRQPGVRRAQPGEFSQRAVLNGRLDLTRAEAVSELVAARSRRAAELAMAGLDGGIQAEITVLRERLLDQLTELEARVDFEEDLPPLDGEALLQQLQAVRLELQQLVRDGERGDALRQGLRVALVGRPNVGKSSLLNRLSRRERAIVTDLPGTTRDLLESEIVLEGVPITLLDTAGIRSTDDAVEQLGIARSEQALATADVVLLVLDGHAGWTAEDAALLARIPAQIPRILVANKADLPAGAFPQPVDVQLSALEGMGEADLVQALLERCGAAGTDGMLVALNQRQRDLAARAAEALARSQEVAAQQLPWDFWTIDLREAIRALGEITGEELTEAVLDRVFSRFCIGK, from the coding sequence GTGCCCAGCACCGACACGATTGCGGCAGTGGCCACCGCCGTGGCCCCAGGCCAGGGCGGGATCGCGGTGATTCGTCTCTCCGGGCCGGCTGCGGAAGCGACGGGGCGCAGCGTGGTGCATTGCCCGGGCCGACAGGAGTGGGGATCGCACCGGGTGGTGTACGGCCATGTGATCGATAGCGAGGGCCGCCGTCTCGATGAGGTGCTGCTGCTGCTGATGCGCGGGCCCCGCAGCTTCACCGGTGAGGACGTGGTGGAGATCCACTGCCACGGCGGGGTGATCGCCGTGCAGCGGGTGCTCGAAAAGGTGCTGCGGCAGCCGGGGGTGCGCCGGGCCCAGCCGGGCGAGTTCAGCCAGCGGGCCGTGCTCAACGGCCGGCTCGATCTCACCCGCGCCGAGGCGGTGAGTGAGCTGGTGGCGGCCCGCAGCCGCCGGGCGGCCGAGTTGGCCATGGCGGGCCTCGATGGCGGCATTCAGGCCGAGATCACGGTGCTGCGGGAACGGCTGCTCGATCAGCTCACCGAACTGGAGGCTCGGGTGGATTTCGAGGAGGACCTGCCGCCCCTCGATGGCGAGGCCCTGCTGCAGCAGCTGCAAGCCGTGCGTCTGGAGCTTCAGCAGTTGGTGCGCGATGGCGAGCGGGGCGATGCCCTGCGCCAGGGCCTGCGGGTGGCCCTGGTGGGTCGCCCCAACGTGGGAAAAAGTTCCCTGCTCAATCGGCTCAGCCGCCGTGAGCGGGCGATCGTGACCGATCTGCCGGGCACCACGCGGGATCTGCTGGAGAGCGAGATCGTGCTGGAGGGGGTGCCGATCACCCTGCTCGACACCGCCGGCATCCGCAGCACTGATGATGCGGTGGAGCAGCTGGGGATTGCCCGCAGCGAGCAAGCGCTGGCCACCGCGGATGTGGTGCTGTTGGTGCTCGATGGCCATGCGGGCTGGACCGCCGAAGACGCCGCCTTGCTGGCGCGCATCCCCGCGCAGATCCCCAGGATCCTGGTGGCCAACAAGGCCGATCTCCCTGCAGGGGCGTTCCCTCAGCCGGTGGATGTTCAGCTGTCGGCGTTGGAGGGCATGGGGGAGGCCGACCTGGTGCAGGCCCTGCTGGAGCGTTGCGGCGCTGCAGGCACCGACGGCATGTTGGTGGCGCTGAACCAACGCCAACGCGATCTGGCGGCCAGGGCGGCCGAGGCCCTGGCCCGCAGCCAGGAGGTGGCGGCCCAGCAGCTGCCCTGGGACTTCTGGACCATCGACCTGCGGGAGGCGATCCGCGCGCTGGGGGAGATCACCGGGGAAGAACTCACCGAAGCGGTGCTCGATCGGGTGTTTTCGCGCTTCTGCATCGGAAAATAG
- a CDS encoding DUF2062 domain-containing protein has product MRRLLRLSRIRMRRGVLWLWRQDGTPGQRARGLAAGVFCGCYPFFGLQIFLSVGVASVVRGNHLLAAAGTLVSNPLTYLPLYWFNYLVGCRLLGPGQGGINLSELNRSSLWAQGWEFSQRILLGSTVVGMVLAMASGWMAYRLFLRREARAVMSRGN; this is encoded by the coding sequence ATGCGCCGGTTGCTCCGCCTCAGTCGCATCCGGATGCGCCGCGGGGTCCTCTGGTTGTGGAGACAGGACGGAACTCCAGGCCAGCGGGCCCGCGGCCTGGCCGCTGGCGTGTTCTGCGGCTGCTACCCCTTCTTCGGGCTGCAGATCTTTCTCAGCGTGGGTGTGGCCAGCGTGGTGCGTGGCAACCACCTGCTCGCCGCCGCAGGCACCTTGGTGAGCAACCCCCTCACCTATCTGCCCCTCTACTGGTTCAACTACCTGGTGGGCTGTCGGCTGCTGGGCCCCGGCCAAGGCGGGATCAACCTGTCGGAGCTCAATCGCAGCAGCCTTTGGGCCCAGGGCTGGGAGTTCAGTCAGCGCATCCTGCTCGGCTCCACCGTTGTGGGGATGGTGCTAGCTATGGCCAGCGGCTGGATGGCCTACCGCCTGTTTCTGCGGCGTGAAGCCCGTGCCGTGATGAGCAGAGGCAACTAG
- a CDS encoding RelA/SpoT family protein, with the protein MLNAASTPKEPRTSTGSATVGCALPEVRRHPIRHPDDYGIALPEWLRECIANVPPGIGQSCPTDAEALLVSAFDFGFQLHEGQFRASGDPYIVHPVAVADLLRDIGASAPVIAAGFLHDVVEDTDVTPDQIELHFGSEVRELVEGVTKLGGIHFNDRTEAQAENLRRMFLAMASDIRVVLVKLADRLHNMRTLGALKEEKRQRIARETREIYAPLANRLGIGRFKWELEDLAFKLLEPEAFREIQEEVATKRSEREQRLGVTVGLLNERLERAGLDHCEVSGRPKHLFGIWSKMQRQQKEFHEIYDVAALRILTPNVESCYRALAVVHDTFRPIPGRFKDYIGLPKPNGYQSLHTAVIGRHRPIEVQIRTLEMHHVAEFGIAAHWKYKEGGSPASSSSDAERFNWLRQLVDWQQEGGNDDHNDYLSSIKEDLFDEEVFVFTPKGDVLGLRKGATAVDFAYRIHSEVGNHCHGVRINDRLCPLPTPLQNGDFVRVLTSKTAHPSLDWLNFVATPTARNRIRQWYKRSHRDETIERGKDLLERELGRDGFDALLNSEAMQRVAQRCNVPTTEDLLASLGFGDVTLQQALNRLREEMRLLAEQQQAPPSNEDVAAALVPSRDPAADRSVGAGAILGLEGLDYRLGGCCSPLPGELIVGTVALGNHGITIHRQDCSNVETIPRERRLPVRWNTAHAEQEKQRFPVQLRIEVIDRVGILKDILLRLSDGAINVSDARVTTAAGKPARIDLRVELEGADQLSRTMDQIRSMADVIGIARVGTS; encoded by the coding sequence ATGCTCAACGCTGCCTCCACACCCAAAGAACCCCGAACCAGCACGGGTTCGGCCACGGTGGGCTGCGCGTTGCCCGAAGTCAGGCGTCATCCGATCCGTCATCCAGACGACTACGGCATCGCTCTGCCTGAGTGGTTGAGGGAGTGCATCGCCAATGTGCCCCCCGGCATTGGCCAGAGCTGCCCCACCGATGCCGAGGCGTTGCTGGTGTCGGCCTTTGATTTCGGCTTTCAGCTCCACGAGGGACAGTTCAGGGCCAGTGGAGACCCCTACATCGTCCATCCGGTGGCGGTGGCTGATCTGTTGCGTGACATCGGTGCCAGTGCTCCGGTCATCGCTGCGGGGTTCCTCCATGACGTGGTCGAAGACACCGACGTCACCCCCGATCAGATCGAGCTGCACTTCGGTTCCGAGGTGCGTGAACTGGTGGAGGGGGTCACCAAGCTCGGCGGTATCCACTTCAACGACCGCACGGAAGCTCAGGCGGAGAATCTGCGGCGAATGTTCCTGGCGATGGCCAGCGACATCCGTGTGGTGTTGGTGAAGCTGGCCGACCGCTTGCACAACATGCGCACCCTGGGTGCGTTGAAGGAAGAGAAGCGTCAGCGGATCGCCCGCGAAACCCGCGAGATCTATGCCCCCCTCGCCAACCGCCTCGGCATCGGCCGCTTCAAGTGGGAGCTTGAGGATCTGGCCTTCAAATTGCTGGAACCGGAGGCCTTCCGCGAGATTCAGGAGGAGGTGGCCACCAAGCGCAGCGAGCGTGAGCAACGCCTTGGCGTCACGGTGGGGCTGCTGAACGAGCGGCTGGAACGGGCTGGCCTAGACCACTGTGAGGTGAGTGGTCGCCCCAAACATCTGTTTGGCATCTGGAGCAAGATGCAGCGCCAGCAGAAGGAGTTCCACGAGATCTACGACGTGGCGGCGTTGCGGATCCTTACCCCCAATGTCGAGAGCTGCTACCGCGCCCTCGCGGTGGTTCACGACACCTTCCGCCCGATTCCCGGTCGCTTCAAGGACTACATCGGGTTGCCGAAACCCAACGGCTATCAATCCCTGCACACGGCGGTGATCGGTCGGCATCGCCCGATCGAGGTGCAGATCCGCACGCTTGAGATGCATCATGTGGCCGAATTCGGGATTGCGGCCCACTGGAAATACAAGGAAGGCGGCTCACCGGCCAGCAGCAGCAGTGATGCGGAGCGGTTCAACTGGCTGCGGCAGCTGGTGGATTGGCAACAGGAAGGCGGAAACGACGATCACAACGACTACCTCTCCTCGATCAAGGAAGACCTCTTCGACGAAGAGGTGTTTGTGTTCACCCCAAAAGGTGATGTGCTCGGTTTGCGCAAGGGGGCAACCGCCGTCGACTTCGCTTATCGCATCCACTCCGAGGTGGGCAACCACTGCCATGGCGTTCGCATCAACGATCGGCTGTGTCCGCTGCCGACGCCGCTGCAGAACGGTGATTTCGTTCGGGTGCTCACCAGCAAGACGGCCCACCCCAGCCTCGATTGGCTGAACTTCGTCGCCACGCCGACGGCCCGCAATCGCATTCGCCAGTGGTACAAGCGCAGCCATCGAGACGAAACGATTGAACGGGGTAAGGATCTGCTGGAGCGGGAGCTGGGCCGTGATGGTTTCGATGCCTTGCTGAATAGTGAGGCGATGCAGCGGGTGGCGCAGCGCTGCAATGTGCCAACCACCGAAGACCTTCTGGCGTCATTGGGATTTGGAGACGTCACGCTGCAGCAGGCGCTCAACCGTTTGCGCGAGGAGATGCGTCTGCTGGCGGAGCAGCAGCAGGCCCCTCCCAGCAACGAAGACGTGGCCGCGGCGTTGGTGCCATCGCGGGATCCGGCGGCGGACCGTTCCGTTGGCGCAGGGGCGATTCTAGGGCTGGAGGGCTTGGACTACCGCCTTGGTGGCTGCTGCAGTCCGTTGCCGGGTGAGTTGATCGTGGGCACTGTTGCCCTCGGTAACCATGGCATCACCATTCACCGGCAGGACTGCTCCAACGTAGAGACGATTCCGCGGGAACGGCGGCTTCCCGTGCGCTGGAACACCGCCCACGCCGAACAGGAGAAACAGCGTTTCCCGGTGCAGCTGCGAATCGAGGTGATCGATCGCGTTGGCATCCTCAAAGACATTCTGCTGCGTCTCTCCGATGGGGCCATCAACGTCAGTGATGCTCGGGTGACCACCGCCGCTGGCAAGCCGGCCCGCATTGATCTCCGGGTTGAGTTGGAGGGTGCCGATCAGCTCAGCCGCACCATGGATCAGATCCGCTCGATGGCGGATGTGATCGGGATTGCCCGGGTGGGCACGAGCTAG
- a CDS encoding ABC transporter ATP-binding protein, whose translation MVFSAGPPVAPVALFMGRPVLELEQLRLRYPGSESWTLDGLNLSLEPGETLALVGSSGCGKSTVARAVMQLLPQGTLCEGRLALTGQDPRQLRRPQLRQLRSKTVGLVFQDPMTRMNPLMSVGGHLIDTLKAHRPQTSTAGHRERARELLERVGIGANRFRAYPHELSGGMRQRLAIALAIALEPPLLIADEPTTSLDVAVAGQVMAELSGLCQELGSALLLISHDLAMAARWCDRMAMLDGGRKVEDGPSHQLLTRPQSSVGQRLVASAQAREGGRSPERPDNSNVLRVEEMRCWHAVGGAPWAPLWLKAVDGVSFELRAGESLGVVGASGCGKSTLCRALMGLNTIRGGRVDLLGQDLLNLRGEALRTARRALQMVFQDPLACLNPALQVADAIADPLLIHSLCSKAAAREEARRLLERVGLSPAEQFQDRLPKQLSGGQQQRVAIARALALKPKVLICDESVSMLDAEVQADVLALLRELQKELGLAIVFITHDLSVASGFCHRVMVLDKGKVVEEGPGDRIFSAPQAPISRTLVEACPRLPR comes from the coding sequence ATGGTATTCAGTGCAGGACCCCCTGTCGCTCCTGTTGCACTGTTCATGGGCCGGCCTGTTCTGGAACTCGAACAGCTGCGCTTGCGCTACCCCGGCAGCGAGTCGTGGACGCTGGATGGACTGAATCTGAGCCTTGAACCGGGGGAGACCCTCGCCTTGGTGGGATCTTCGGGCTGCGGCAAAAGCACGGTGGCGCGGGCCGTGATGCAGCTGCTGCCCCAGGGAACGCTCTGTGAAGGACGGCTGGCTTTGACCGGCCAGGATCCACGCCAACTCAGGCGACCGCAGTTGCGGCAGCTGCGGAGCAAGACCGTGGGTCTGGTGTTTCAGGACCCGATGACGCGGATGAATCCGCTGATGAGCGTGGGCGGCCATCTGATCGACACCCTCAAAGCCCACCGGCCTCAAACCAGCACCGCGGGGCACCGGGAACGGGCCCGGGAGCTGCTGGAGCGGGTGGGCATCGGGGCCAACCGCTTCCGCGCTTACCCCCATGAGCTCAGCGGTGGGATGCGACAGCGCCTGGCCATTGCCTTGGCGATTGCCCTGGAACCACCGCTGCTGATCGCCGACGAACCCACCACCAGCCTGGATGTGGCGGTGGCCGGGCAGGTGATGGCGGAGCTCAGCGGCCTCTGCCAGGAACTGGGCAGTGCCCTGCTGCTGATCAGCCACGACCTTGCCATGGCCGCTCGCTGGTGCGACCGCATGGCCATGCTCGACGGTGGACGCAAGGTGGAAGACGGCCCCAGCCACCAGCTGCTCACCCGGCCGCAGTCATCCGTCGGGCAACGGCTGGTGGCCTCCGCCCAGGCCCGGGAAGGGGGACGCTCTCCGGAACGTCCCGACAACAGCAACGTGCTGCGGGTGGAGGAGATGCGCTGCTGGCATGCCGTGGGTGGCGCACCTTGGGCGCCCCTCTGGCTGAAGGCGGTGGACGGGGTGAGTTTCGAGCTCAGGGCCGGGGAAAGCCTGGGGGTGGTGGGGGCCTCCGGCTGTGGGAAAAGCACTCTCTGCAGGGCCCTGATGGGGCTCAACACCATCCGCGGCGGACGGGTCGACCTGCTGGGCCAAGACCTGCTGAACCTGCGCGGAGAAGCACTGCGAACGGCCCGGCGAGCCCTCCAGATGGTGTTTCAGGACCCACTGGCCTGCCTGAATCCGGCCCTGCAGGTGGCGGATGCCATCGCCGATCCGTTGCTGATCCATAGCCTCTGCTCCAAGGCCGCAGCCCGAGAGGAGGCCCGGCGCCTGCTGGAGCGGGTTGGCCTCAGCCCGGCCGAGCAGTTTCAAGATCGCCTGCCGAAGCAGCTTTCCGGCGGCCAGCAGCAGCGGGTGGCCATCGCCCGCGCCCTGGCGTTGAAACCCAAGGTGCTGATCTGCGATGAGAGCGTCAGCATGCTCGATGCAGAAGTGCAGGCGGATGTGCTGGCGCTACTGCGGGAGCTGCAGAAGGAGTTGGGGCTCGCAATCGTGTTCATCACCCACGACCTCTCGGTGGCCAGTGGCTTCTGTCACCGGGTGATGGTGCTGGACAAAGGAAAAGTGGTTGAAGAGGGCCCTGGAGACCGAATCTTCAGCGCACCTCAGGCGCCGATCAGCCGAACTCTCGTGGAGGCCTGTCCAAGGCTGCCGCGGTAA
- a CDS encoding RluA family pseudouridine synthase: MSPHWKRPPLPEETFTDRFGEGEGELLTLAYPKPLPMRLDRWLVSQRTEQSRARIQKFIDAGYVRVNGKTGKAKTPLRQGDEVQLWMPPPEPLPYLKPEPMDLDVLFEDDHLIVLNKPAGLTVHPAPGNKDGTLVNGLLHHCPDLPGISGKLRPGIVHRLDKDTTGCIVIAKSQEALVRLQVQIQKRIASREYFAVVHGVPGGDSGTIVGAIGRHPADRKKYAVVSSENGRYACTHWTLVERLGDYSLLRFKLDTGRTHQIRVHCAHMNHPVVGDPTYSRCRKLPIELPGQALHAVQLGLDHPITRERMMFEAPLPPVMEKLLGVLRRRAASG, from the coding sequence ATGAGCCCGCATTGGAAACGTCCTCCGCTGCCGGAGGAGACCTTCACGGATCGCTTTGGCGAAGGGGAGGGCGAGCTGTTGACGCTGGCCTATCCCAAGCCGTTGCCGATGCGGCTGGACCGCTGGCTGGTAAGCCAGCGCACCGAGCAGAGCCGCGCCCGGATTCAGAAGTTCATCGACGCGGGCTATGTGCGCGTCAACGGCAAGACCGGCAAGGCCAAAACACCCCTGCGCCAGGGCGATGAGGTGCAGCTCTGGATGCCGCCACCGGAACCGCTGCCGTACCTCAAGCCGGAGCCGATGGATCTGGATGTGTTGTTTGAGGACGACCATCTGATCGTGCTCAACAAGCCAGCCGGACTGACGGTGCATCCGGCGCCAGGCAACAAGGACGGCACACTGGTGAATGGCCTGCTGCATCACTGCCCCGACCTGCCCGGCATCAGCGGCAAGCTGCGGCCTGGGATCGTGCACCGCCTTGATAAAGACACCACCGGCTGCATCGTGATTGCCAAGAGCCAGGAGGCCCTGGTGCGGCTGCAGGTTCAGATCCAGAAACGAATCGCCTCCCGCGAGTATTTCGCGGTCGTTCATGGCGTGCCCGGCGGTGATTCCGGCACGATCGTCGGCGCCATTGGCCGTCATCCGGCGGATCGCAAGAAGTACGCGGTGGTGAGCAGCGAAAACGGTCGGTATGCATGCACCCACTGGACCCTGGTGGAGCGTCTTGGCGACTACTCCCTGTTGCGCTTCAAGCTCGACACCGGACGGACCCATCAGATCCGGGTTCACTGCGCCCACATGAATCACCCCGTGGTTGGGGACCCCACCTACAGCCGCTGTCGCAAATTGCCGATCGAGCTGCCTGGTCAGGCCCTGCATGCCGTGCAGTTGGGGCTCGACCATCCGATCACCCGAGAGCGGATGATGTTTGAAGCCCCCCTGCCGCCGGTGATGGAGAAGTTGCTGGGAGTGTTGAGACGTCGCGCCGCGTCGGGCTGA
- the ylqF gene encoding ribosome biogenesis GTPase YlqF produces the protein MSTPTIQWYPGHIAKAEQQLKRHLDKVDLVIEVRDARIPLATGHPHLNRWLKGKQHLLVINRRDMVTAAAKEAWEAWFKAQGQKTVWCDAKAGTGVKQVQQAAIRAGDQLNERRRNRGMRPRPVRALTLGFPNVGKSALINRLVRQKVVASARRAGVTRTLRWVRLGQDLDLLDAPGVLPPRLDDQQAALRLALCDDIGQAAYDGELVAQAFLQLLLDVESQAAAGVTIPLLQERYGIPLSGETADPAFWLDAAAARHTSGETARMAQRLLDDFRKSALGSIALELPA, from the coding sequence GTGAGCACCCCAACGATCCAGTGGTACCCCGGCCACATCGCCAAGGCGGAGCAGCAGCTCAAACGCCATCTCGACAAGGTTGATCTGGTGATTGAGGTGCGTGATGCCCGCATCCCTCTCGCCACGGGGCATCCCCATCTCAATCGTTGGTTGAAGGGCAAACAGCATCTGTTGGTCATCAACCGGCGCGACATGGTCACCGCGGCGGCCAAGGAGGCCTGGGAGGCCTGGTTCAAGGCTCAGGGTCAGAAGACGGTTTGGTGTGATGCCAAGGCCGGAACCGGCGTGAAGCAGGTGCAGCAGGCCGCGATTCGTGCCGGCGACCAGCTCAACGAACGCCGCCGCAACCGGGGCATGCGGCCCAGGCCGGTGCGAGCCCTCACTCTGGGATTCCCCAACGTGGGTAAGTCGGCCCTGATCAACCGTCTTGTGCGGCAGAAGGTGGTGGCCAGTGCCCGGCGGGCAGGGGTGACGCGCACCCTGCGCTGGGTGCGTCTGGGACAAGACCTCGATCTCCTGGATGCCCCTGGCGTGCTGCCGCCTCGGCTCGATGACCAGCAGGCGGCCCTGCGGCTGGCCCTTTGCGACGACATCGGCCAGGCCGCCTACGACGGTGAGCTGGTGGCCCAGGCCTTCCTGCAGTTGCTGCTGGATGTGGAATCCCAGGCTGCAGCTGGCGTGACGATTCCGCTGCTGCAGGAGCGCTACGGCATTCCCCTTAGCGGTGAAACGGCCGACCCCGCCTTTTGGCTGGATGCCGCAGCAGCCCGCCACACCTCCGGTGAGACAGCGCGCATGGCCCAGCGGTTGCTGGATGATTTCCGTAAATCCGCCCTCGGCAGCATCGCCCTGGAGCTGCCGGCATGA
- the pgk gene encoding phosphoglycerate kinase: protein MAKRSLASLNAGDLSGKRVLVRVDFNVPLNDTGAITDDTRIRAALPTINDLIGKGAKVILSAHFGRPKGQVNDAMRLTPVAARLSELLGKPVAKTDSCIGPDAEAKVGAMANGDVVLLENVRFFAEEEKNEAGFAEKLAGLAEVYVNDAFGAAHRAHASTEGVTKFLKPSVAGFLMEKELQYLQGAVDEPKRPLAAIVGGSKVSSKIGVLDTLIDKCDKVLIGGGMIFTFYKARGLSVGKSLVEEDKLELAKELEAKAKANGVQLLLPTDVVLADNFAPDANSQTADINAIPDGWMGLDIGPDSIKVFQEALADCQTVIWNGPMGVFEFDKFATGTNSIATTLADLSGKGCCTIIGGGDSVAAVEKAGLAEKMSHISTGGGASLELLEGKVLPGVAALDAA from the coding sequence ATGGCGAAGCGTTCCCTGGCCAGCCTCAACGCCGGCGACCTGAGCGGCAAACGCGTTCTCGTGCGGGTTGACTTCAACGTGCCCCTGAACGACACCGGTGCGATCACCGACGACACCCGCATCCGTGCCGCCCTGCCCACGATCAACGACCTAATCGGCAAAGGCGCCAAGGTGATCCTGTCCGCTCACTTCGGCCGTCCCAAGGGCCAGGTGAATGACGCCATGCGTCTCACCCCCGTGGCCGCTCGCCTGAGCGAACTGCTGGGCAAGCCCGTGGCCAAGACCGACAGCTGCATTGGCCCCGACGCCGAAGCCAAGGTGGGCGCCATGGCCAACGGCGATGTGGTGCTGCTGGAGAACGTGCGTTTCTTCGCTGAAGAGGAGAAGAACGAAGCCGGTTTCGCTGAGAAACTCGCAGGCCTGGCTGAGGTGTACGTGAACGACGCCTTCGGCGCCGCCCACCGTGCCCACGCCTCCACCGAGGGCGTGACCAAGTTCCTCAAGCCCTCCGTCGCCGGCTTCCTGATGGAGAAGGAACTTCAGTACCTGCAGGGTGCCGTGGATGAGCCCAAGCGTCCCCTGGCTGCCATCGTCGGCGGCTCCAAGGTGAGCTCCAAGATTGGCGTGCTCGACACCCTGATCGACAAGTGCGACAAGGTGCTGATCGGCGGCGGCATGATCTTCACCTTCTACAAGGCCCGCGGCCTCTCGGTGGGCAAGAGCCTGGTGGAAGAGGACAAGCTGGAACTGGCCAAGGAGCTGGAAGCCAAGGCCAAGGCCAACGGCGTGCAACTGCTGCTGCCCACCGACGTGGTGCTGGCCGACAACTTCGCCCCCGATGCCAACAGCCAGACCGCTGACATCAACGCCATCCCCGATGGCTGGATGGGCCTCGACATCGGCCCCGACTCGATCAAGGTGTTCCAGGAGGCCCTGGCCGACTGTCAGACCGTGATCTGGAACGGCCCCATGGGCGTGTTCGAGTTCGACAAGTTCGCTACTGGCACTAACTCCATCGCCACCACCCTGGCCGACCTGAGCGGCAAGGGCTGCTGCACGATCATCGGTGGCGGTGACTCCGTGGCAGCCGTCGAGAAGGCAGGACTGGCCGAGAAGATGTCCCACATCTCCACCGGCGGCGGCGCCAGCCTCGAACTGCTGGAAGGCAAAGTGCTGCCCGGCGTGGCTGCCCTTGACGCCGCCTGA
- a CDS encoding NAD(P)-dependent oxidoreductase: MTRCDLSLGFVGLGALGLPMAINLHRAGFPLRVHTRSRNAETSAGLEGAIRCSSPADASTGVDVLLLCVSDDAAVEEVLFGPNGAASQLSDGSVVLDCSTIAPATAQRCGERLAGQNVHYLDAPVTGGTEGAKRGSLTVLVGGASELLERVQPILEVIGGSIHHFGGVGRGQQVKAVNQVLVAGSYAAVAEAVALGQQLDLPMPQVIDALKTGAAGSWALEHRSTAMLNGSYPLGFRLSLHRKDLGIALDAAKAVQLDLPVTTLVEQLELDLITNGHGDEDVSALHRWNQTRQES; this comes from the coding sequence ATGACCAGATGTGACCTGAGCCTGGGCTTCGTGGGGTTGGGGGCTCTTGGCTTGCCCATGGCGATCAACCTGCACCGCGCAGGGTTTCCACTACGCGTGCACACCCGCAGCCGTAACGCCGAAACCAGCGCGGGGCTCGAGGGTGCGATTCGGTGTTCCAGCCCAGCCGACGCCAGTACTGGCGTGGATGTGCTGCTGCTCTGCGTCAGCGACGATGCAGCCGTTGAAGAGGTGTTGTTCGGCCCCAACGGTGCCGCATCACAGCTGAGCGATGGCAGTGTGGTGCTGGATTGCTCCACCATTGCTCCCGCCACAGCCCAACGCTGTGGGGAACGCCTGGCAGGCCAGAACGTCCATTACCTGGATGCCCCCGTCACCGGTGGCACGGAAGGCGCCAAACGCGGCAGCCTCACGGTCCTGGTGGGAGGAGCCAGCGAGCTTCTGGAACGAGTTCAGCCCATCCTCGAGGTAATTGGAGGCTCCATTCATCACTTCGGCGGCGTGGGGCGGGGGCAGCAAGTGAAGGCCGTGAACCAGGTGCTGGTGGCCGGCAGCTATGCCGCCGTCGCCGAGGCGGTGGCCCTGGGCCAGCAGCTCGATCTACCGATGCCACAGGTGATCGATGCCCTCAAAACCGGCGCCGCCGGCTCCTGGGCCCTCGAACATCGAAGCACCGCCATGCTGAACGGCAGCTACCCCCTAGGCTTCCGACTCAGCCTGCATCGCAAGGATCTCGGGATTGCCCTTGATGCAGCCAAGGCCGTCCAACTGGATCTGCCCGTCACCACGCTGGTGGAACAGCTGGAACTCGATCTGATCACCAATGGCCATGGTGATGAGGACGTGTCCGCCCTGCACCGCTGGAACCAAACGAGGCAGGAGAGCTAG